CGTCCGCTGATCGACCCGTGGACCATCGAAATGATCCGTGACAACACGCGGCAACTGCATCGCCTCAAACCGTTCATGCCCCCGTTCGGCGGCACCGACTCTGATCTGGAGGATCTCGTCAGCTACCTGGCATCACTGCGGTCCGAGCAGTGGCGGCAATTGGATCGGACAGGACCGGCGGAGGACTCGCAATGAACCCGAATGCCCTGCCCGCGCCGCCGGCGCTGTTTGTGACGCTGCTGGGCGCGACATTCGTGTTGCATCTGGCAGCGCTGGGATTGCTGGTCGCGGCGATCTGGACTCGGTTCGGCGCGGAATGGAGCGAAGCGGGCAGCTATGCGATCGAACCGATCCACCGCGCGGGTATCGTTGGGTTTTCGATGGTGATCACACTCGGTGTCCCGCCGCTGCTGTTCGTGCAGGTGTTGTACGGCAAATACTTCTACGGCTCCTCCATCGGCATCGGGTATCCGTGGCTGGCGATCGTCGGGTATCTGATGATCGGATTCTACTCGCTGTATCTGTCACGTTGGTGTTGGGATCGCCACAACGGTCCCTCGGCAGGCGGAAAGCTGTTCTTGATCCTGACGGTCGCATCGATGATTCTCATCGGGTGGACCTATTCCTGGAATCATCTGCGTTCGTTGTCGACCACGCCGTGGGAATGCTCGGTCACCGCCGCCCAAGTGATGAGCCGTTTGACCGGCTATCTCGGCGCGATCCTGACTGCATCCGCCGCATGCCGTGTCTGGTTTGGACGCGGGTGGCGCACCGCCGTGCCGATACAAACCGGCGCGGCCATCGCCTTCATTGCGGGCGGTGTCCTGGCACTGTATTGGGCGATGACATCGGCCCATGCGACGGGTTCATGGGGATGGGCCGGGCGGCTTTTGCAGTTGGCCGGAGCGCTGGTCTCGATCGGCGCCGGTGTCATCGGTTTGGTGAACCGGGGAATGCTGCTGCGTCTGTTGGCACTGTTGTCGGGGTTCGCTGTTTTATCGGGGATGTCGCTGCAGCGTGAGTCATACCGGCTTTTGGCGATCGGCATCGAGTACGATCCCGCCTTGCGGCCGGTCGATCCCCAGTGGAGCCCGTTGGCGATGTTTTTGCTGGCCGTCGTGATCGGAATCGGCGTCTTGGCGTGGCTGCTGCGGCTCGTACGTCAGGCGCAATCGCAAAGTACCCTGTGACCGTCATAACTGTCCGCATGCCCGCCACGACATCCCTCGATCGCTTCCGCACAGTAGCCGGCGCCGTCGAAACATCAATCCTCATCACCGCATCGAAGTTCATCGCGCGCCTGAGCCCGGCATCCGGCATCGACGATCACGAAGCGGCGCTGAAGACCGCACGCAGCCGTTTCCCCGATGCCTCGCATCACTGCTGGGCATACCGATTGGGCCGACCCGATGTTCTGATTGATCGATCGTCCGACGCCGGAGAACCCAATGGCACCGCCGGACGTCCCATTCTGGATGCGCTTCGCAGCGCACAGTTGGAAAACGTCTCCTGTATTGTGACGCGCTATTTCGGCGGCACCAAACTCGGGACCGGCGGCCTGGTCCGCGCCTATGGCGATGCCGCGCGCGCAGCCATTGCTGAAGCGAGCATCGTCGAACGCACAATCGTGCGTGAGATCAGCTTATCGTTTGAGCACTCCGCCACCGGCGCGGTCTACCGCGTGCTGGAAGAGTTGGGGCTGCACCTGCGTCCCGGTCAGTATGACGAACGCGCCCACGGCACCGTGCTCGTGCCCCTGTCACTGTTGCGCACGCTGATCGACCGGCTGGAAGCATCGGCGAGGGGGATGCACAAGATCATAACAGGAAAACTGGAGCTAATCTGACATCACGGCAACGCAGAAGTACGGGCGCGGTCTCCGCACCCCGCCGTGCGGGCGAGTATCTCCATGCAAAGGCGTCCTAAACGGGCTCACATGCACGGATTGCAAAACACCATCGCCGGGTTGCCCGCACGGAACGAGACGTCGACTAAAGCAACCACATCAAAGACGTTTATCACGTCGTCGCAGGTGACATCAGCCCGATCGTACGGGCAGGTGACTTCGCGCGGCGCGGGCTGACCGCTGCGGAATGCGTAATCGACACACGCCACAACATCGAAAACGTTGTAGACGCCGTCACGGGTGATGTCGCCGTGCGGGTCGCCCGGGCTGCCGCAGTCGCACTCTTCGTGCGTGTCGAAGTACACATCGCCGCTATCGTCATCGTCGACTCCGAAACGGAAGTTGTAATCAAAGCTCGTGATCTCATACTGCCCAGGCACAGGATTGGGGATACGCAGTTTGACGTAACGGACGGTGAATGCCGTGTCGGGATCGAAGACAACCGGGATCGGAACACTGCCCAAGCCCATCTGCGACGGCAGAGCGTTTGCATCCTCGGCGATTGTGAGCGTGTGTATCTGGACGTTTTGCGCTGACCACCAGACTTCCCAGGCAGGCGGAATCGCGCCGTCTTTCCAGTCGATGGTCACGCCTCCTACGGGATATGGGTAGTCGGCCAGCAAATCGACGTCGATTTCGACATGACTGCCCACCGGGTGCATACCCGCGGGGATGGTCCACGACTGGCCCTCGCCGATGGGAATGGACGCTCCGCCCAGTGTTACCAGCGTCGAATTCGTCGAGATTGATTTCTGCGCCGATGTTGTGGCAAAGTACGCGGCAAACTTCCCCATGCCGGTCGAGTCCTCGTCTTCATCCTGATCAGGCAGTACCAGATTGCCAAAGTACGGACCGATCCGTGTAATGATCCGGTCGTCGTCGCAATAGGGATTGCCGTCGTCGTCCAGGTCGATCCCCCAGCCGCGAATCTTGTAGACGTACGAGTTCTTGAGCGAGACATCTCCCAGTGTCGTGTATTGGAGGATGTCCCGGTACCATGTCGTGCGGACATGCGCCCAATCGGCGTCGGAACCGTACACATCGGGGCCGCTGTCGTAGGCGATGTTGCCGTCGATGACACAGACATCGATCTGTCGCACGACGCCGTTGAGGTAATGCACAATGATCGAGTCGATCAGTTGGCTGTGGCCTATGCCGTCGGTCTCAATCCACTCGCCGGTGAGCGTGTCATAGCTGTCGAGAACCTGGTATGCGCCGGGGCAGGGACCATTGACGCCGGGGATGAAATTTTCGTAATCGAGACGGCTGCCCCACGCCCAGCGACCGTGGCTGCCGTCGGGTTCCAGCAAGTCGCCGAAAATCATCTCGATCTGGTACCACTCCCGCAGTTCCTGGATGCCCCAAACGTATTTGCTCGGATGCATTTCCGACACGTACCCGTCGTTGCGCGGCACGTCGACCACATTGTGCCAGTACCCGATGACTTCGGTGCACCACGAGCTACGGGGATACCGGTCGATGAAGTCGGGGTCGTAGTGGGCCGCATGATGCGCGGC
Above is a window of Candidatus Zixiibacteriota bacterium DNA encoding:
- a CDS encoding YigZ family protein, with amino-acid sequence MPATTSLDRFRTVAGAVETSILITASKFIARLSPASGIDDHEAALKTARSRFPDASHHCWAYRLGRPDVLIDRSSDAGEPNGTAGRPILDALRSAQLENVSCIVTRYFGGTKLGTGGLVRAYGDAARAAIAEASIVERTIVREISLSFEHSATGAVYRVLEELGLHLRPGQYDERAHGTVLVPLSLLRTLIDRLEASARGMHKIITGKLELI